In one Cellulomonas sp. JZ18 genomic region, the following are encoded:
- the serB gene encoding phosphoserine phosphatase SerB: MDSTPARADVTTDTRRLVVMDVDSTLITGEVVEMLAARAGSLPLVAAITERAMRGEIDFGQSLRERVATLAGLPVSVFDDVLAEVELTPGAVELVAELGRRGWPVGLVSGGFLEVVRPLAAGLGITRVHANRLEVRDGHLTGRVDGPVVDRAAKAATLTAWADELGLPLDRTVAIGDGANDLDMIATAATGIAFNAKPVVAQAADVALDGRLDAVLAVPPFAG; encoded by the coding sequence GTGGACAGCACCCCTGCGCGCGCCGACGTCACGACGGACACCCGGCGGCTCGTCGTCATGGACGTCGACTCCACGCTGATCACGGGCGAGGTCGTCGAGATGCTCGCCGCGCGCGCCGGGTCCCTGCCGCTGGTCGCCGCGATCACCGAGCGGGCGATGCGGGGCGAGATCGACTTCGGGCAGTCGCTGCGCGAGCGCGTCGCGACGCTCGCGGGCCTGCCGGTCTCGGTGTTCGACGACGTGCTGGCCGAGGTGGAGCTCACACCCGGTGCGGTCGAGCTCGTCGCGGAGCTCGGCCGGCGGGGCTGGCCCGTGGGGCTCGTGTCCGGCGGGTTCCTGGAGGTCGTGCGGCCGCTCGCGGCCGGTCTGGGCATCACGCGCGTGCACGCCAACCGCCTCGAGGTCCGCGACGGGCACCTGACCGGGCGGGTCGACGGACCGGTCGTCGACCGGGCGGCGAAGGCGGCGACGCTCACGGCCTGGGCCGACGAGCTGGGCCTGCCCCTGGACCGCACCGTCGCGATCGGCGACGGCGCGAACGACCTCGACATGATCGCCACCGCGGCCACCGGCATCGCGTTCAACGCGAAGCCCGTCGTGGCACAGGCCGCGGACGTCGCGCTGGACGGCCGCCTCGACGCGGTGCTCGCCGTGCCGCCCTTCGCGGGCTGA
- a CDS encoding alkaline phosphatase family protein: protein MSAAAATPDAEELLLPGAGERSLAQVLPAVCAALGADVPRGAAARDALGLPAAERACVVLVDGLGHLNLLERGGHAPFLRSLLPGSAPLVTTFPSTTATALGTFGTGAAPGATGMLGYTVRVPQTGALGNLVSWTDLPDARAWQAEPTVLERAVAAGLAVTSVGPARFAGSGLTNAVLRGPAYVAAEQLDARVDATVRALRAPGLAYLYWGEVDKAGHHHGWGSWQWGDALSELDAALARLARSLPRGTLLVVTADHGMVDVDPARRRDLAADPVLGADVALTAGEPRALHLHLDPGADAVAVADRWRGVLGEDAVVATRETAVGDGWFGPVADHVRPVVGDVVVAMTGAATVVDSRTQTPASIALVGVHGSLTAREMLVPLLVRA, encoded by the coding sequence GTGAGCGCCGCCGCCGCGACTCCGGACGCCGAGGAGCTGCTCCTGCCGGGCGCCGGGGAGCGCTCGCTCGCGCAGGTCCTGCCCGCGGTCTGCGCCGCGCTCGGCGCGGACGTGCCCAGGGGCGCGGCGGCACGGGACGCCCTGGGGCTGCCGGCCGCCGAGCGCGCGTGCGTCGTGCTCGTCGACGGGCTCGGCCACCTCAACCTCCTCGAGCGCGGCGGCCACGCCCCGTTCCTGCGCTCCCTGCTGCCCGGCTCCGCGCCCCTCGTCACGACGTTCCCGTCGACGACCGCGACCGCGCTCGGCACGTTCGGCACCGGCGCGGCACCCGGCGCGACGGGGATGCTCGGCTACACCGTCCGCGTGCCGCAGACCGGTGCGCTCGGCAACCTCGTGTCCTGGACGGACCTGCCCGACGCCCGCGCCTGGCAGGCCGAGCCGACCGTCCTCGAGCGCGCCGTGGCCGCCGGCCTGGCCGTCACGAGCGTGGGCCCCGCCCGGTTCGCGGGGTCGGGGCTGACGAACGCCGTCCTGCGCGGGCCCGCCTACGTCGCGGCGGAGCAGCTGGACGCACGCGTGGACGCCACCGTGCGCGCGCTGCGCGCCCCCGGCCTGGCGTACCTGTACTGGGGTGAGGTCGACAAGGCGGGGCACCACCACGGCTGGGGCTCCTGGCAGTGGGGCGACGCGCTCTCCGAGCTCGACGCCGCGCTCGCCCGGCTCGCCCGGTCGCTGCCACGCGGCACGCTCCTCGTCGTCACGGCGGACCACGGCATGGTGGACGTCGACCCCGCCCGGCGCCGCGACCTCGCGGCCGACCCCGTGCTCGGCGCCGACGTCGCGCTGACCGCGGGGGAGCCGCGCGCGCTGCACCTGCACCTCGACCCCGGCGCCGACGCCGTCGCGGTCGCCGACCGGTGGCGCGGTGTGCTCGGGGAGGACGCGGTCGTGGCCACGCGCGAGACCGCCGTCGGCGACGGCTGGTTCGGTCCCGTGGCCGACCACGTGCGCCCCGTCGTCGGCGACGTCGTCGTCGCGATGACCGGCGCCGCGACGGTCGTCGACTCGCGCACGCAGACGCCCGCCTCGATCGCGCTGGTCGGCGTGCACGGGTCCCTCACGGCGCGGGAGATGCTCGTCCCGCTCCTGGTGCGGGCATGA
- the glgC gene encoding glucose-1-phosphate adenylyltransferase, protein MPAPRVLAIVLAGGEGKRLMPLTTHRAKPAVPFGGIYRLIDFALSNVINSHYLHVIVLTQYKSHSLDRHVSRTWRMSPLLGNYVAAVPAQQRVGKHWYLGSADAIYQCLNIIDDERPDIVVVVGADHVYRMDFSQMVDAHVESGAELTVAGIRQPIEMADQFGVIETHADDPSRIAAFREKPSDPTPVPGSPTEILASMGNYVANADALVRAVTADAQNVNSRHDMGGDIVPWFVERGTAGVYDFIRNDVPGSTDRDRDYWRDVGTIDSYYEANHDLISIEPVFNLYNEAWPVYTGYTGLPPAKFVHAGAGRLGHAADSIVSPGVLVSGATVSSSVLSPGVRLHSWAQVTDSVLMDNVEVSRYAQVHRAILDKNVVVPERARIGLDHDHDRARGFTVTESGITVVPKGTVITD, encoded by the coding sequence ATGCCAGCGCCGCGTGTCCTCGCCATCGTCCTCGCCGGGGGGGAGGGGAAGCGGCTCATGCCGCTCACGACGCACCGCGCCAAGCCCGCGGTGCCCTTCGGCGGGATCTACCGACTGATCGACTTCGCCCTGTCGAACGTCATCAACTCCCACTACCTGCACGTGATCGTGCTGACGCAGTACAAGTCCCACAGCCTCGACCGCCACGTGTCGCGCACGTGGCGCATGTCGCCGCTGCTGGGCAACTACGTCGCCGCGGTCCCGGCGCAGCAGCGGGTCGGCAAGCACTGGTACCTCGGCAGCGCCGACGCGATCTACCAGTGCCTCAACATCATCGACGACGAGCGCCCCGACATCGTGGTCGTGGTGGGCGCCGACCACGTCTACCGCATGGACTTCTCGCAGATGGTCGACGCCCACGTCGAGTCGGGCGCCGAGCTGACGGTGGCCGGCATCCGCCAGCCGATCGAGATGGCGGACCAGTTCGGCGTCATCGAGACGCACGCGGACGACCCGTCACGCATCGCGGCGTTCCGGGAGAAGCCGTCGGACCCGACGCCGGTGCCGGGCTCCCCCACGGAGATCCTCGCGTCGATGGGCAACTACGTCGCGAACGCGGACGCGCTCGTGCGCGCCGTGACCGCGGACGCGCAGAACGTGAACTCGCGCCACGACATGGGCGGCGACATCGTGCCGTGGTTCGTCGAGCGCGGGACGGCCGGGGTCTACGACTTCATCCGCAACGACGTCCCGGGGTCCACCGACCGCGACCGCGACTACTGGCGGGACGTCGGGACGATCGACTCGTACTACGAGGCGAACCACGACCTCATCTCGATCGAGCCGGTCTTCAACCTCTACAACGAGGCGTGGCCCGTCTACACCGGCTACACGGGCCTGCCGCCGGCGAAGTTCGTGCACGCGGGCGCGGGACGGCTCGGTCACGCCGCGGACTCGATCGTGTCGCCCGGCGTGCTGGTGTCCGGCGCCACGGTGTCGTCCTCGGTGCTCTCCCCCGGCGTGCGGCTGCACTCGTGGGCCCAGGTCACCGACTCGGTGCTCATGGACAACGTCGAGGTCTCCCGGTACGCGCAGGTGCACCGCGCGATCCTCGACAAGAACGTCGTCGTCCCCGAGCGCGCCCGCATCGGCCTCGACCACGACCACGACCGCGCCCGGGGGTTCACCGTGACGGAGAGCGGCATCACCGTCGTGCCGAAGGGCACCGTCATCACCGACTGA
- the glgA gene encoding glycogen synthase gives MRVDLLTREYPPHVYGGAGVHVAGLTAVLRDLVDVRVHAFDEPVAEPGTHGYAVPDALQGANAALATMGVDLAMVDGIGRDDAGGGTDLVHSHTWYANLAGHLASLLYGVPHVVTAHSLEPLRPWKAEQLGGGYALSSWVERTAYEAAAGVIAVSAGMRDDILRAYPAVDPDRVHVVHNGIDLDGWRRPEGDEATARARAVVEGLGIDPDRPAVVFVGRITRQKGLPYLLRAAEALPADVQLVLCAGAPDTPEIMAEVTGLVEGLQSRRGGVVWIERMLPRDELVAVLAHGTVFVCPSVYEPLGIVNLEAMAVGLPVVGTATGGIPEVVEDGVTGWLVPIEQVQDGTGTPVDPDRFVADLGAALAGAVADRERAAAFGVASRRRVEEHFSWRAIGERTLEVYRTVLSA, from the coding sequence GTGCGCGTCGACCTGCTGACCCGCGAGTACCCGCCGCACGTCTACGGCGGGGCCGGCGTCCACGTCGCCGGGCTCACGGCCGTCCTGCGCGACCTGGTGGACGTGCGCGTGCACGCCTTCGACGAGCCGGTGGCCGAGCCCGGGACGCACGGGTACGCCGTGCCCGACGCCCTGCAGGGTGCGAACGCCGCCCTCGCCACCATGGGCGTGGACCTGGCCATGGTCGACGGCATCGGCCGCGACGACGCGGGTGGCGGCACCGACCTCGTGCACTCGCACACCTGGTACGCGAACCTCGCCGGGCACCTCGCGTCCCTGCTGTACGGCGTGCCGCACGTCGTCACGGCGCACAGCCTCGAGCCGCTGCGTCCGTGGAAGGCCGAGCAGCTCGGCGGCGGGTACGCGCTGTCGTCGTGGGTGGAGCGGACGGCGTACGAGGCCGCGGCGGGCGTCATCGCCGTGAGCGCGGGCATGCGCGACGACATCCTGCGCGCCTACCCCGCGGTCGACCCCGACCGCGTGCACGTCGTGCACAACGGCATCGACCTGGACGGCTGGCGCCGTCCCGAGGGCGACGAGGCCACCGCGCGCGCCCGCGCCGTGGTCGAGGGACTCGGCATCGACCCGGACCGTCCCGCGGTCGTGTTCGTCGGCCGCATCACCCGTCAGAAGGGCCTGCCGTACCTGCTGCGGGCCGCCGAGGCGCTGCCCGCGGACGTGCAGCTCGTGCTGTGCGCGGGCGCCCCCGACACCCCGGAGATCATGGCCGAGGTCACGGGCCTGGTCGAGGGCCTGCAGAGCCGGCGCGGCGGGGTCGTGTGGATCGAGCGCATGCTCCCGCGCGACGAGCTCGTGGCGGTCCTCGCGCACGGCACCGTGTTCGTGTGCCCGTCCGTGTACGAGCCGCTCGGCATCGTCAACCTGGAGGCGATGGCCGTCGGGCTGCCGGTCGTCGGCACCGCCACGGGCGGCATCCCCGAGGTCGTCGAGGACGGGGTCACCGGGTGGCTCGTGCCGATCGAGCAGGTGCAGGACGGCACGGGCACGCCGGTGGACCCGGACCGGTTCGTGGCCGACCTGGGCGCCGCGCTCGCGGGCGCGGTCGCGGACCGGGAGCGCGCCGCGGCGTTCGGGGTCGCCTCCCGCCGGCGCGTCGAGGAGCACTTCTCCTGGCGGGCGATCGGCGAGCGGACGCTCGAGGTGTACCGGACGGTCCTGAGCGCCTGA
- a CDS encoding DNA topoisomerase (ATP-hydrolyzing) subunit A translates to MARRPATPDLPPEDLVEKIVDIDVATEMEGSFLEYAYSVIYSRALPDARDGLKPVQRRIVYQMADMGLRPDRPYVKSARVVGEVMGKLHPHGDAPIYDAMVRLAQPFSLRLPLVDGHGNFGSLDDGPAASRYTEARMAPAAVAMTQGLDEDVVDLVPNYDSKLTQPAVLPAAIPNLLVNGATGIAVGMATNMAPHNLVEVVAAARHLVLHPDATLEDLMRFVPGPDLPTGGKVVGLDGVRDAYRTGRGAFRTRATARIENVTPKRKGIVVTELPYTVGPEKVIEKIKEGVQSKKLSGIADAVDLTDRQHGLRLVIEVKTGFHPEAVLEQLYRYTPMEESFSINNVALVDGQPRTLGLRELLQVWVDHRIDVVRRRSRYRLRKRQERLHLVEGLLVAILDIDEVIQVIRTSEDSDEARTRLRTVFDLSEPQAEYILELRLRRLTRFSRLELEREQAELTEEIARLQALLADDALLRGLVSDEMAEVAATFGTPRRTILLEHAGGASVAGAAAAPTGRGKAAAPLEIADTPCWALLSATGLLARTGDETEPVRGDGTHRSRHDVVASAVATTARAEVGALTNRGRVVRVPVLDLPALPPTDGPPTLSGGLPVGEAVTLEKDERVVALVPLAADAPPLALATVQGVVKRVAPGDAPGNRDAWEVIGLKDGDEVVGAAPARDEDELVLVASDASLLHFAAASVRPQGRPAGGMAGMKLGAGARVVSFDVVRPEDVDPVVVTVAGASSALPGTQTGTVKVTPFAVYPAKGRATGGVRAHRFLKGEDALILAHVGPAPARATGSGGQPVPLPDPDPRRDGSGTPLSAPVHAIG, encoded by the coding sequence ATGGCGCGTCGTCCCGCGACCCCCGACCTGCCGCCCGAGGACCTCGTCGAGAAGATCGTCGACATCGACGTCGCGACCGAGATGGAGGGGTCGTTCCTCGAGTACGCCTACTCGGTCATCTACTCCCGGGCGCTGCCGGACGCGCGCGACGGCCTCAAGCCCGTGCAGCGGCGCATCGTCTACCAGATGGCGGACATGGGCCTGCGCCCCGACCGCCCGTACGTGAAGTCGGCGCGCGTGGTCGGCGAGGTGATGGGCAAGCTGCACCCGCACGGCGACGCGCCCATCTACGACGCGATGGTCCGCCTCGCGCAGCCGTTCTCGCTGCGGCTGCCGCTCGTCGACGGGCACGGCAACTTCGGCTCCCTCGACGACGGGCCGGCCGCGTCCCGGTACACCGAGGCGCGCATGGCGCCGGCGGCGGTCGCGATGACGCAGGGTCTCGACGAGGACGTCGTCGACCTGGTCCCGAACTACGACAGCAAGCTGACCCAGCCGGCGGTGCTGCCGGCGGCGATCCCGAACCTGCTCGTCAACGGCGCGACGGGCATCGCGGTCGGCATGGCGACGAACATGGCCCCGCACAACCTCGTCGAGGTCGTCGCGGCCGCCCGGCACCTGGTGCTGCACCCGGACGCCACGCTCGAGGACCTCATGCGGTTCGTCCCGGGGCCGGACCTGCCCACGGGCGGCAAGGTCGTCGGGCTCGACGGCGTGCGTGACGCGTACCGCACGGGCCGCGGCGCGTTCCGCACGCGCGCGACGGCCCGCATCGAGAACGTCACCCCGAAGCGCAAGGGCATCGTCGTCACGGAGCTGCCGTACACGGTCGGGCCCGAGAAGGTCATCGAGAAGATCAAGGAGGGCGTGCAGTCCAAGAAGCTCTCGGGCATCGCGGACGCGGTCGACCTCACCGACCGTCAGCACGGGCTGCGCCTCGTCATCGAGGTGAAGACGGGCTTCCACCCGGAGGCGGTGCTCGAGCAGCTCTACCGCTACACGCCGATGGAGGAGTCGTTCTCCATCAACAACGTCGCGCTCGTCGACGGCCAGCCGCGCACGCTCGGCCTGCGCGAGCTGCTGCAGGTGTGGGTCGACCACCGGATCGACGTCGTGCGGCGCCGGTCCCGCTACCGCCTGCGCAAGCGGCAGGAGCGCCTGCACCTCGTCGAGGGCCTGCTCGTGGCGATCCTCGACATCGACGAGGTCATCCAGGTCATCCGCACCTCCGAGGACTCCGACGAGGCGCGCACGCGCCTGCGCACGGTCTTCGACCTGTCGGAGCCGCAGGCCGAGTACATCCTCGAGCTGCGGCTGCGCCGCCTCACCCGGTTCTCGCGGCTCGAGCTCGAGCGCGAGCAGGCCGAGCTGACCGAGGAGATCGCCCGGCTGCAGGCGCTGCTCGCCGACGACGCGCTGCTGCGCGGGCTCGTGTCGGACGAGATGGCGGAGGTCGCCGCGACGTTCGGCACCCCGCGCCGCACGATCCTGCTCGAGCACGCCGGGGGCGCGAGCGTCGCCGGTGCCGCGGCCGCGCCGACGGGCCGCGGCAAGGCGGCGGCGCCCCTCGAGATCGCCGACACCCCGTGCTGGGCGCTGCTCTCGGCGACCGGGCTGCTCGCGCGCACGGGCGACGAGACGGAGCCGGTGCGCGGCGACGGCACGCACCGCAGCCGGCACGACGTCGTCGCGTCCGCCGTCGCGACGACCGCGCGCGCCGAGGTCGGGGCGCTCACCAACCGCGGCCGCGTCGTGCGCGTGCCCGTGCTCGACCTGCCCGCCCTGCCTCCCACCGACGGTCCGCCGACGCTGTCGGGCGGGCTGCCCGTGGGCGAGGCGGTGACGCTCGAGAAGGACGAGCGCGTCGTCGCGCTGGTCCCGCTGGCCGCGGACGCGCCGCCGCTCGCGCTGGCGACCGTGCAGGGCGTGGTCAAGCGCGTGGCGCCGGGCGACGCGCCGGGCAACCGGGACGCGTGGGAGGTGATCGGCCTCAAGGACGGCGACGAGGTGGTCGGTGCCGCGCCGGCGCGCGACGAGGACGAGCTCGTGCTCGTCGCGTCCGACGCGTCGCTGCTGCACTTCGCCGCGGCGTCCGTGCGTCCCCAGGGCCGGCCCGCGGGCGGCATGGCGGGCATGAAGCTCGGCGCCGGCGCCCGTGTCGTGTCGTTCGACGTGGTCCGCCCCGAGGACGTCGACCCCGTGGTCGTCACCGTCGCCGGCGCCTCGTCGGCGCTGCCCGGCACGCAGACCGGCACCGTGAAGGTCACGCCGTTCGCGGTGTACCCGGCCAAGGGCCGGGCCACGGGCGGCGTGCGCGCCCACCGCTTCCTCAAGGGCGAGGACGCGCTGATCCTCGCGCACGTCGGGCCGGCACCGGCCCGCGCCACCGGCTCCGGCGGGCAGCCCGTGCCGCTGCCGGACCCCGACCCGCGCCGCGACGGGTCGGGCACGCCGCTGTCCGCACCGGTCCACGCGATCGGCTGA
- a CDS encoding GNAT family N-acetyltransferase, producing MADDVPRAPRGTPAEPGAPAYPAAWEADVVLHDGSTTRLRPIHPEDADALQAFHVAQSERSTFLRFFAALERLPERDLRRLVTVDHVDRVALVAVTTGTTGTPGTTGTAGPGQGGGRDDGAGVEPDERIIGVARYDRIDGETAEVAFNIADAHQGKGLASVLLEHLAAAARERGVRRFVAEVLPQNGRMIGVFRDAGYEVRQRTEDGVVQVTFDIDPTERSLAVMADREHRAEARSMRALLAARSVLLVGPGPEPERALHAAHATRVLTGLAPAAREGAVRVHAVGVGLATGEHDGVQVHDRIDDVPAPVELAVVVLPPEQVLDAARRLGALGVRGLVLLSSGFAEAGPEGLARLRLLLGVVHGAGMRLVGPASFGIVSHRDGTTLDVSLAEQPPRPGRIGLFCQSAPLAVPLLAAVERRGLGLAQFVSAGHRADVSGNDLMQFWGEDEGTDVVALYLESIGNPRKFSRVARRLAAHKPVVAVTAGRSGQVVPPGHAVRPTRAPRRTLEEVMRLSGVIRVENQHQLLDVVQVLAHQPLPAGRRTSILASSASVAALVAEAAAAAGLVVTGRVELLVEDAPVHEARATIERLYADPHTDVVVAVRLPTLGTPDPAVAQELARAAAASGRTTVACMVGLHGITDDLTAPDAAGRLRTVPAYSAPEDAVLALGHAARYAAWRGTDRGRPVRPDGVDTRAAERLVDARLAAGHATDGSPVPLSPADVAELLGTVGVHVWPSVRVHDADEAVAAAHRLGWPVAVKTTVPALRHRADLGGVRLDVADEAELRSDVAGILALAAGQDPGPGVPPLEVQAMAPHGVPCVVRSAEDPLFGPVLSFGLSGDATDLLGDVAYGVPPLTDVDVAEIVRTPRAAPRLFGYRGLPRLDVAALEDLVARVSVLADALPDLRALELAPVVVSPAGVAVLGASASVAPADRADALRRLART from the coding sequence ATGGCCGACGACGTCCCCCGTGCGCCGCGCGGCACGCCCGCCGAGCCCGGCGCCCCTGCGTACCCGGCGGCGTGGGAGGCCGACGTGGTGCTGCACGACGGCTCCACGACGCGGCTGCGCCCGATCCACCCCGAGGACGCGGACGCGCTGCAGGCGTTCCACGTGGCGCAGTCCGAGCGGTCGACGTTCCTGCGCTTCTTCGCGGCGCTCGAGCGGCTGCCGGAGCGGGACCTGCGGCGCCTCGTCACGGTCGACCACGTCGACCGCGTCGCGCTCGTGGCCGTCACCACGGGCACCACCGGCACCCCGGGTACCACGGGTACCGCGGGACCCGGGCAGGGCGGGGGCCGGGACGACGGGGCGGGGGTGGAGCCGGACGAGCGGATCATCGGCGTCGCGCGCTACGACCGCATCGACGGCGAGACCGCCGAGGTCGCCTTCAACATCGCCGACGCGCACCAGGGCAAGGGCCTCGCGTCGGTGCTGCTCGAGCACCTGGCCGCCGCCGCACGCGAGCGGGGTGTGCGCCGGTTCGTCGCCGAGGTCCTCCCGCAGAACGGACGCATGATCGGCGTCTTCCGCGACGCCGGGTACGAGGTGCGGCAGCGCACCGAGGACGGCGTCGTGCAGGTCACGTTCGACATCGACCCCACGGAGCGCTCGCTCGCCGTCATGGCGGACCGGGAGCACCGCGCCGAGGCGCGGTCGATGCGCGCGCTGCTCGCCGCCCGGTCCGTCCTGCTCGTCGGCCCCGGCCCGGAGCCCGAGCGCGCGCTGCACGCCGCGCACGCGACCCGGGTGCTGACGGGGCTCGCACCGGCTGCCCGCGAGGGCGCGGTCCGGGTGCACGCGGTCGGCGTCGGGCTCGCGACGGGCGAGCACGACGGCGTGCAGGTGCACGACCGGATCGACGACGTGCCCGCCCCCGTGGAGCTCGCCGTGGTCGTGCTCCCGCCCGAGCAGGTGCTCGACGCCGCGCGCCGGCTGGGGGCGCTCGGCGTGCGTGGGCTCGTCCTGCTGTCGTCGGGCTTCGCCGAGGCGGGGCCGGAGGGCCTCGCGCGGCTGCGCCTGCTGCTCGGCGTCGTGCACGGCGCCGGCATGCGCCTCGTCGGCCCGGCCTCCTTCGGGATCGTCAGCCACCGGGACGGGACGACGCTCGACGTGTCCCTCGCCGAGCAGCCGCCCCGTCCGGGCCGCATCGGCCTGTTCTGCCAGTCCGCGCCGCTCGCGGTGCCGCTGCTGGCCGCGGTGGAGCGTCGCGGCCTCGGGCTCGCGCAGTTCGTCTCCGCCGGGCACCGCGCGGACGTCTCCGGCAACGACCTCATGCAGTTCTGGGGCGAGGACGAGGGCACCGACGTCGTCGCGCTGTACCTGGAGTCCATCGGCAACCCCCGCAAGTTCTCCCGCGTCGCCCGCCGCCTCGCGGCGCACAAGCCGGTCGTCGCCGTCACCGCGGGCCGGTCCGGCCAGGTCGTGCCCCCGGGCCACGCCGTGCGGCCCACGCGCGCCCCGCGCCGCACGCTCGAGGAGGTCATGCGCCTGTCCGGGGTGATCCGCGTCGAGAACCAGCACCAGCTCCTCGACGTGGTCCAGGTGCTGGCGCACCAGCCGCTGCCGGCCGGCCGGCGCACGTCGATCCTCGCGAGCTCGGCCAGCGTCGCCGCGCTCGTCGCCGAGGCCGCCGCGGCGGCGGGTCTCGTCGTGACCGGACGCGTCGAGCTGCTCGTCGAGGACGCCCCCGTGCACGAGGCGCGCGCGACCATCGAGCGCCTCTACGCCGACCCGCACACCGACGTCGTCGTGGCCGTGCGCCTGCCCACCCTCGGCACGCCGGACCCGGCCGTCGCGCAGGAGCTCGCGCGGGCGGCCGCCGCCAGCGGCCGCACGACGGTGGCGTGCATGGTCGGTCTGCACGGCATCACCGACGACCTCACGGCCCCCGACGCCGCGGGACGCCTGCGGACCGTCCCCGCGTACAGCGCGCCCGAGGACGCCGTGCTCGCGCTCGGCCACGCGGCCCGCTACGCCGCGTGGCGCGGCACCGACCGCGGCCGCCCGGTGCGCCCGGACGGAGTCGACACGCGCGCCGCCGAGCGGCTCGTCGACGCGCGGCTCGCCGCCGGGCACGCGACCGACGGCAGCCCGGTGCCGTTGTCGCCGGCCGACGTCGCCGAGCTGCTCGGCACGGTCGGCGTGCACGTCTGGCCGTCGGTGCGCGTCCACGACGCCGACGAGGCCGTCGCCGCCGCGCACCGGCTCGGCTGGCCCGTCGCCGTCAAGACGACCGTGCCCGCGCTGCGCCACCGGGCCGACCTGGGTGGTGTGCGGCTCGACGTCGCCGACGAGGCGGAGCTGCGCTCGGACGTCGCCGGGATCCTCGCGCTCGCCGCCGGGCAGGACCCCGGACCCGGCGTCCCGCCGCTGGAGGTGCAGGCGATGGCACCGCACGGCGTGCCCTGCGTGGTGCGCTCCGCCGAGGACCCGCTGTTCGGGCCCGTGCTCAGCTTCGGGCTGTCCGGGGACGCGACGGACCTGCTCGGGGACGTCGCCTACGGCGTGCCGCCGCTCACGGACGTCGACGTCGCGGAGATCGTCCGGACGCCGCGCGCCGCACCGCGCCTGTTCGGGTACCGGGGCCTGCCCCGGCTCGACGTCGCCGCCCTGGAGGACCTCGTCGCCCGCGTGTCGGTGCTGGCGGACGCGCTGCCGGACCTGCGCGCGCTCGAGCTGGCGCCCGTCGTCGTCTCGCCCGCGGGCGTCGCGGTGCTCGGCGCCTCCGCGTCCGTCGCGCCGGCCGACCGGGCCGACGCGCTGCGCCGGCTGGCCCGGACGTGA
- a CDS encoding GatB/YqeY domain-containing protein, whose product MSTLERLDADLTASMKARDTVRTNTLRQAIAAVRAEAKAGPAARELAEDDVLAVLAREVKKRRESAQIYADAGAEDRAATETAEADLIAAYLPAAPTGEELAALVRTVVDELGAAGPRDMGRVMKEVSARAGRGADGRTLSTLVREELAARAS is encoded by the coding sequence ATGAGCACCCTGGAGCGCCTCGACGCCGACCTCACGGCGTCCATGAAGGCCCGCGACACCGTCCGCACGAACACGCTGCGCCAGGCGATCGCCGCCGTGCGCGCCGAGGCCAAGGCGGGTCCCGCCGCGCGCGAGCTCGCCGAGGACGACGTCCTCGCCGTGCTGGCGCGCGAGGTGAAGAAGCGCCGGGAGTCCGCGCAGATCTACGCCGACGCCGGGGCCGAGGACCGGGCCGCGACGGAGACCGCGGAGGCCGACCTCATCGCGGCGTACCTGCCGGCCGCCCCGACCGGTGAGGAGCTGGCCGCCCTCGTGCGCACGGTCGTCGACGAGCTCGGCGCGGCGGGCCCGCGGGACATGGGACGCGTCATGAAGGAGGTCTCCGCGCGCGCCGGGCGGGGTGCGGACGGGCGGACGCTGTCGACGCTCGTGCGCGAGGAGCTCGCCGCGCGCGCGTCCTGA
- a CDS encoding thymidine kinase, whose amino-acid sequence MAELVFFSGTMDCGKSTLALQMHHNHAARGRDGVLFTRHDRAGTATISSRLGLRRQAEEVDDGTDFWAEVVTRRTRGRPVDYLIADEAQFYTAAQVEQLARVVDELSADVFAFGITTDFRARLFPGSARLVELADRVEVLQVRALCWCGARATHNARTVDGVMVVEGEQVVVGDVDGADRAEVAYEVLCRRHHVRRMTAATARALGPGAQDALFEDETAGGPGGA is encoded by the coding sequence GTGGCCGAGCTCGTCTTCTTCTCCGGGACGATGGACTGCGGCAAGTCGACCCTCGCGCTGCAGATGCACCACAACCACGCTGCGCGCGGCCGCGACGGCGTGCTCTTCACGCGGCACGACCGTGCCGGCACGGCGACGATCTCGTCCCGGCTGGGTCTGCGCCGGCAGGCCGAGGAGGTGGACGACGGCACCGACTTCTGGGCCGAGGTGGTGACGCGTCGCACCCGGGGGCGTCCGGTGGACTACCTCATCGCGGACGAGGCGCAGTTCTACACCGCGGCCCAGGTCGAGCAGCTCGCACGGGTCGTCGACGAGCTGTCGGCCGACGTCTTCGCGTTCGGCATCACGACCGACTTCCGCGCGCGCCTGTTCCCGGGGTCCGCGCGGCTCGTGGAGCTCGCCGACCGCGTCGAGGTGCTGCAGGTGCGCGCGCTGTGCTGGTGCGGGGCACGTGCGACGCACAACGCGCGCACGGTCGACGGCGTCATGGTCGTCGAGGGTGAGCAGGTGGTCGTCGGTGACGTCGACGGCGCCGACCGCGCGGAGGTCGCGTACGAGGTGCTGTGCCGCCGCCACCACGTCCGGCGCATGACGGCGGCGACGGCGCGCGCGCTCGGGCCCGGCGCGCAGGACGCGCTCTTCGAGGACGAGACCGCCGGGGGCCCGGGCGGGGCGTGA